The DNA segment ggaggcaagtGGTATCAGTAGTTAGGGTTTTTTgttagggggcaggtggtgtaagttaagtattctcatgggaggcaggttgtcagccaggcagctgacaaccagctgaaatggtgataaaatggtgtcaggaggGCATaggtgagagagttgttgtcaagaggcaagtggtgtcagtagttagggTTTTTTGTTaggggcaggtggtgtcagtagaggctggttgtcagtggtagaagttgtcaagggaggctGGAGTAATACTGTACAGGTAGTGGTGTCAGTAAAGGCTGTAGAGGCAGGCACCACATGTGACTGGCGGCTGCTTGCTCCCTctccagccccgcccccccccaccctccttcctgcacctgaccaccagagaccagccactactctcctctcctctcctctctcgtcgtcagatgccaagagtcaatttaataataattatcgcattatctacactgaaaatagcctttttattagaaaaatgtcatattggcgcaataataatggtgaaaattgtgatatatacagtacatattttaaacagtttcaacacatttccttttcactgaatttttaataaaattggggtgtagataacagTTGGCATTGTGTGGCCGGCAGGTCGCTCCTTgagccattgggggggggggggggaggggggtttgtttcctggatctctccctccctccctctaacagcctacgtactgtattgtaatacattaggttttatgtaatacagtactgtactgtataaaatgaataaaacttcAAAACAGAcaatattttattaattataacaACAAACAATATTATTTGAAAACAATTTGTAAGCCTATTTAGATTAAATTTTGAGTaggccaataaaacaagcacaggtcgtgtaaacgttaggccttggtgaggtggctggcacCATTTGTCTCCGCTCCTCCTAGTGTGAAAACGTGTTGCTCGCGCGCGAAGGATAATTTTGAACAATTTTTATCGTTTGAACTCTTATACTCTGTCAAGATGTCTCAGAGCAGCATTCGTGGTGTTCAAGATTTAAAACGAAAGAGAAAATATTTgtcaattgatcagaaaattgatTTAATAGAGAAAGCAGAGCGTGGATACTCAGTCACCCGTCTCGCCCAAGAATTCAACATCGGTAAAGCTACagtttgtgatataaaaaagcaGAAGGATAATATTAGGAAATTCGTTGCTCAAAGTCAAACTCATGCAATAGGCAACAGGAAAACATTGAAGCCTGCTAAATATACGGATTTGTACTCTGCTGTATTCAAATGGTTTACACAGCATCGTGCGAAAGGAATTGCTGtttcagttgattctattagaaatgcagctgaaagacttgctgAAAAGTTAAACATTGACAATATCAAGGCTAGCACTGGATGGGtatgtcgatttaaagagaggcatggcatcattaacaagaaaatttgtggcgaaGCCTTAAGTGCAGATGTAGGAAGTGTTAATGCATTTAAATataaactttctcagcacatggtatctaataatctaagctggtttcaagtgtacaatgcagatgaaacaggctttaactggaaaTGCTTCAAAGAAACACTTTGGCCTCTAGGCTTGAGGAGAGTATTCCTGGTCGCAAGGTAAGCAAGGaaagaatttcagcattattgtgcGGTAATGCAGATGGCAGTCACTGAACAAAGTGcgcaattgttgggaaatctgccaaccccagagcattgaaaaactgcatgaaCAGATTACCTGTCGTTTACTACAACACCAAAAATGCCTGGTTCACACAGATTATTTTTGAAGACTGGTTCCAGAATCACTTTTGTAAAGAAATAAGAAAGCATCAGATCAATGAGTGTGGCATTCGTCCTGCTGATGTAAAGGCAATGCTGTTGGTTGATaatgccccagctcaccccattgctaaattaacatcgcctgatggtaaaataacatgtatggctttaccacCAAATACTACATCTTTAATACAGCCCATGGATTAGGGGGTTATCTATGCTCTCAAACGGCTTTATAAGAGAGCTATGAATGTAGAAATAATGGAAGTTCTGCTCTCTCAGGAAGACGAGAGGCTTAATAAGGATACAAGAGCTAGTAGAACACTAGAAAACttcaagaaatattcaattaaagaCGCTATTTACATCTGGGCCAAACAATGGAACGAGTTGAAGGTCACCACATTAAAGGACgcatggaataaaattctgagtcCGGTACCTGGTGAGAATGAAGACGAAGATGACTGATTTTGAGGGCTTTGATAATGCGATTTTTGAGACATTAAGAGATGCTGGCGAGGAAGatttgcaactttctgatgtgaCTGAGTGGTTAGATAATGATGCTGATGGCCCAGGTTATGGTAAATTAACTGATGATGAGAttatccagtgtgttactggtagtgCTGATGAGGATGCGGAAGAGGAGGAAGATACCTGTAGCATGTTACctattccatatgctgcatcattACAAAACCTTAATCAGCTGCTTGATATGGTTGCTGTAACTGATGATGAAGACGTGGCAGATTATTATCTACACCTAAGGGgattgaaagatattataatgaagaagctcataatgaagaaacaaactaagattcaaaagtttttggtacagcttaacagtaggcctacaggaccagcacccagcactagcaaggactcacctgaggatgcccaggcaactggaccagcacctagcactagcatggactcacctga comes from the Procambarus clarkii isolate CNS0578487 chromosome 73, FALCON_Pclarkii_2.0, whole genome shotgun sequence genome and includes:
- the LOC138356660 gene encoding tigger transposable element-derived protein 7-like yields the protein MSQSSIRGVQDLKRKRKYLSIDQKIDLIEKAERGYSVTRLAQEFNIGKATVCDIKKQKDNIRKFVAQSQTHAIGNRKTLKPAKYTDLYSAVFKWFTQHRAKGIAVSVDSIRNAAERLAEKLNIDNIKASTGWVCRFKERHGIINKKICGEALSADVGSVNAFKYKLSQHMVSNNLSWFQVYNADETGFNWKCFKETLWPLGLRRVFLVARLPVVYYNTKNAWFTQIIFEDWFQNHFCKEIRKHQINECGIRPADVKAMLLVDNAPAHPIAKLTSPDGKITCMALPPNTTSLIQPMD